One window from the genome of Actinoplanes teichomyceticus ATCC 31121 encodes:
- the glgA gene encoding glycogen synthase: MADASALRVDLLTREYPPEVYGGAGVHLEYLSRDLRRLAEVRVHCFGAPRAEHGVTAYPEPAELAGANAALRTMGVNLAMASGCAGADVVHSHTWYANFAGHTAKLLHGVPHVMTTHSLEPLRPWKAEQLGGGYALSSYCERTAVQNADAIIAVSGGMRRDVLKAYPEVNPDRIHVVYNGIDTDLYKPDHGTDVVDRLGIDRNRPSVVFVGRITRQKGLPYLMRACHDLPADTQIILLAGAPDTPEIAAEVAELAQGLRDARDPAGVIWVEEMLPKQDVIQILTHATVFVCPSVYEPMGIVNLEAMACETAVVATATGGIPEVVADGETGLLVGIEQVDDGTGTPVHPEKFVADLAATLTRVLGDPQLAERMGKAGRRRAVEHFSWARIAEDTLDVYRSVL, from the coding sequence GTGGCCGATGCTTCCGCTCTCCGTGTGGACCTGCTGACCCGTGAGTACCCGCCGGAGGTGTACGGGGGCGCCGGCGTGCACCTGGAATACCTGAGCCGGGATCTGCGGCGGCTCGCCGAGGTGCGGGTGCACTGCTTCGGCGCGCCGCGTGCCGAGCACGGCGTCACGGCGTACCCGGAGCCGGCCGAGCTGGCCGGCGCGAACGCCGCGCTGCGCACCATGGGGGTGAACCTGGCGATGGCGTCCGGGTGTGCCGGCGCCGACGTGGTGCACAGCCACACGTGGTATGCGAACTTCGCCGGGCACACCGCGAAACTGCTGCACGGCGTGCCGCACGTGATGACCACGCACAGCCTGGAGCCGCTGCGGCCGTGGAAGGCCGAGCAGCTCGGCGGCGGGTACGCGCTGTCGTCGTACTGCGAGCGGACCGCGGTGCAGAACGCCGACGCGATCATCGCGGTCTCCGGCGGGATGCGGCGCGACGTGCTCAAGGCGTACCCGGAGGTGAACCCGGACCGGATCCACGTGGTCTACAACGGCATCGACACCGACCTGTACAAACCGGACCACGGCACCGACGTGGTGGACCGGCTGGGCATCGACCGCAACCGCCCGAGCGTCGTGTTCGTCGGCCGGATCACCCGGCAGAAGGGCCTGCCGTACCTGATGCGGGCCTGCCACGACCTGCCCGCCGACACGCAGATCATCCTGCTGGCGGGCGCCCCGGACACCCCGGAGATCGCCGCCGAGGTCGCCGAGCTCGCACAGGGCCTGCGCGACGCCCGCGACCCGGCCGGCGTGATCTGGGTCGAGGAGATGCTGCCCAAGCAGGACGTCATCCAGATCCTCACGCACGCCACGGTGTTCGTCTGCCCGTCGGTCTACGAGCCGATGGGCATCGTCAACCTGGAGGCGATGGCCTGCGAGACCGCGGTGGTGGCCACCGCCACCGGCGGCATCCCCGAGGTGGTCGCGGACGGCGAGACCGGGCTGCTGGTCGGCATCGAGCAGGTCGACGACGGCACCGGCACGCCGGTGCACCCGGAGAAGTTCGTCGCCGACCTGGCCGCCACCCTCACCCGCGTGCTCGGCGACCCGCAGCTCGCCGAGCGGATGGGCAAGGCCGGCCGCCGCCGCGCGGTGGAGCACTTCAGCTGGGCGCGGATCGCCGAGGACACCCTGGACGTCTACCGGTCGGTGCTGTGA
- a CDS encoding glycoside hydrolase family 10 protein, with amino-acid sequence MTSAQRLRLGLLLAAVLIAALAIGAGLVRAAFYQETAAGAPPAARHPVVAAGAVGQCAGQPARAARELRGMWLTTVYNLDFPSRPGLGQAQVEAEYRRWLDVAVAQHHNAIFVHVRPSGDAFWPSDYAPWSNWLTGRFDGRSPGWDPMAFMVAEAHARGLEFHAWFNPYRGTQPAPSGTGTDAAKLAPNHPLRRHPQWRIAYPTGSKGRFYFDPGIPEARRFVEDAMLEAVRKYDVDGVHFDDFFYPYPEEGQDFPDSASFARYGAGRSKADWRRENVNTLIREMQERLRQLKPWVRFGISPFGIWRNRSSDAGGSATSGLESYSAIYADTRRWVREGWLDYIVPQLYWTIGFGKADYAKVLPWWAQTVKGTDVQLYIGMADYRVGEKGDWSDPAQLDRQMALNDRYGVQGEIHFSAAQVRDDKLGAVTRYRRAHYASPALPPRSARLTARGPAAPRLTAARGRDGRLVFDADTPDATNWALYRTTGGPATLVATGRAGAEIADPKPAANATYCLSALDRSGNESPLSPGYPAPAA; translated from the coding sequence GTGACGTCGGCTCAGCGCCTGCGTCTGGGCCTGCTGCTGGCCGCGGTGCTGATCGCCGCCCTGGCGATCGGCGCCGGGCTGGTCCGGGCCGCGTTCTACCAGGAGACGGCCGCCGGCGCGCCGCCCGCGGCGCGACACCCGGTCGTCGCGGCCGGCGCCGTGGGACAGTGCGCCGGGCAGCCCGCGCGGGCCGCGCGGGAACTGCGCGGCATGTGGCTGACCACGGTGTACAACCTCGACTTCCCGAGCCGGCCCGGGCTCGGCCAGGCCCAGGTCGAGGCGGAGTACCGGCGGTGGCTGGACGTCGCCGTCGCGCAGCACCACAACGCGATCTTCGTGCACGTGCGCCCCAGCGGGGACGCCTTCTGGCCGTCCGACTACGCGCCGTGGTCGAACTGGCTCACCGGCCGCTTCGACGGGAGGTCGCCCGGCTGGGACCCGATGGCGTTCATGGTCGCCGAGGCGCACGCGCGCGGGCTGGAGTTCCACGCGTGGTTCAACCCGTACCGGGGAACCCAGCCGGCGCCCAGCGGTACCGGCACCGACGCCGCCAAGCTGGCCCCGAACCATCCGCTGCGCCGGCACCCGCAGTGGCGGATCGCCTACCCGACCGGCAGCAAGGGCCGCTTCTACTTCGACCCGGGCATCCCGGAGGCGCGCCGCTTCGTCGAGGACGCGATGCTGGAGGCGGTACGTAAGTACGACGTCGACGGCGTGCACTTCGACGACTTCTTCTATCCGTACCCGGAGGAGGGTCAGGACTTCCCCGACTCCGCCTCGTTCGCCAGGTACGGCGCCGGGCGCTCGAAGGCCGACTGGCGTCGGGAGAACGTGAACACCCTGATCCGCGAGATGCAGGAACGGCTCCGGCAGCTCAAGCCGTGGGTGCGGTTCGGGATCAGCCCGTTCGGCATCTGGCGCAACCGGTCGTCGGACGCCGGCGGCTCGGCGACCAGCGGCCTGGAGAGCTACAGCGCGATCTACGCGGACACCCGCAGGTGGGTCCGGGAGGGCTGGCTGGACTACATCGTGCCGCAGTTGTACTGGACGATCGGCTTCGGCAAGGCCGACTACGCGAAGGTCCTGCCGTGGTGGGCGCAGACCGTCAAGGGCACCGACGTGCAGCTCTACATCGGCATGGCCGACTACCGGGTGGGTGAGAAGGGCGACTGGAGCGATCCGGCGCAGCTCGACCGGCAGATGGCCCTGAACGACCGGTACGGCGTCCAGGGCGAGATCCACTTCAGTGCCGCGCAGGTCCGCGACGACAAGCTCGGCGCGGTCACCCGCTACCGCCGGGCGCACTACGCGTCACCGGCCCTGCCGCCCCGCTCGGCCCGGCTCACGGCGCGGGGCCCGGCGGCCCCGCGGCTCACCGCGGCGCGCGGACGCGACGGCCGGCTGGTGTTCGACGCCGACACTCCGGACGCGACGAACTGGGCGCTCTACCGCACCACCGGCGGCCCGGCCACGCTGGTCGCCACCGGCCGCGCCGGCGCCGAGATCGCCGACCCGAAACCGGCCGCGAACGCCACCTACTGCCTGAGCGCGCTGGACCGCTCCGGCAACGAGAGCCCGCTGAGCCCCGGCTACCCGGCCCCGGCGGCCTGA
- a CDS encoding phospholipase, with translation MSHHHHHTLAPSGQGTVMLNIGGRIGALIIHTTARFHGYEIEVSPAGRPERRQHAAVRARYVRGGVTYCVVIDGLAQGRYAIWADGAEPLAEVHVGGGAVAEFTWPEHAVPGRTLVSV, from the coding sequence ATGAGCCACCATCACCACCACACGCTCGCCCCGTCCGGGCAGGGCACCGTGATGCTGAACATCGGCGGCCGGATCGGCGCCCTGATCATCCACACCACGGCCCGGTTCCACGGGTACGAGATCGAGGTGAGCCCCGCGGGCCGGCCCGAGCGGCGGCAGCACGCCGCGGTCCGGGCCCGGTACGTGCGCGGCGGGGTCACCTACTGCGTCGTCATCGACGGCCTGGCGCAGGGCCGTTACGCGATCTGGGCCGACGGTGCGGAGCCGCTGGCCGAGGTGCACGTCGGCGGCGGCGCGGTCGCCGAGTTCACCTGGCCGGAGCACGCCGTGCCCGGGAGGACCCTGGTCTCGGTTTAG
- a CDS encoding DUF4331 domain-containing protein, with protein sequence MSSHREAPEISKDPVADSSDLYAFVSPDDPDTVTIIANYVPLQIPASGPNFFEFGDDVLYEIHIDANGDARPDITYQFRFVTELRNDKTFLYNTGQIESLDSENWNRRQFFSVTKVDRHGKSTVLAKKLPCPPCNVGKISIPDYEALAKDAVHKLPTGEKVFAGQRADAFFVDLGAIFDLGTLRPFQDKHLVGQKLFNYAGKAVNATDRTNVHSLALQIPLHMVRRDGKKRVKAADSGAVIGVWTSASRRQVQLRGGDSAAADVYVGPQVQVSRLGNPLFNEVIVPMAQKDRWNSLPPSEDKKFAEFVATPELASLLPVLYPGLFDNLAALNKAGKDRADLLAILLTGIPGGIIDGFQNNTGEVQADMLRLNTAIPPAAKPNAFGVVGGDLAGFPNGRRIADDVVSISLRAIAGATVPLVDEKFEPDAAAGLVEQGLSIKDVSSGLLKRFPYLGTPFDGFSVPA encoded by the coding sequence ATGTCTTCTCACCGCGAAGCGCCGGAAATCAGCAAGGACCCGGTAGCCGACAGCTCCGACCTCTACGCGTTCGTCAGCCCCGACGATCCGGACACGGTCACCATCATCGCCAACTACGTGCCGTTGCAGATCCCGGCCAGCGGCCCGAACTTCTTCGAGTTCGGCGACGACGTGCTCTACGAGATCCACATCGACGCGAACGGTGACGCCCGCCCGGACATCACCTACCAGTTCCGGTTCGTCACCGAGCTGCGCAACGACAAGACCTTCCTGTACAACACCGGCCAGATCGAATCGCTGGACAGCGAGAACTGGAACCGGCGGCAGTTCTTCTCGGTCACCAAGGTCGACCGGCACGGCAAGAGCACCGTGCTGGCCAAGAAGCTGCCCTGCCCGCCGTGCAACGTCGGGAAGATCTCCATCCCGGACTACGAGGCTCTCGCCAAGGACGCCGTGCACAAGCTGCCGACCGGCGAGAAGGTTTTCGCCGGTCAGCGCGCCGACGCGTTCTTCGTGGACCTGGGCGCCATCTTCGACCTCGGCACGCTGCGCCCGTTCCAGGACAAACACCTGGTCGGCCAGAAGCTGTTCAACTACGCCGGCAAGGCGGTCAACGCCACCGACCGGACCAACGTGCACAGCCTCGCGCTGCAGATCCCGCTGCACATGGTCCGCCGGGACGGCAAGAAGCGGGTCAAGGCCGCCGACTCGGGCGCGGTGATCGGGGTGTGGACCTCGGCCAGCCGCCGCCAGGTGCAGCTGCGCGGCGGCGACAGCGCGGCCGCCGACGTGTACGTCGGCCCGCAGGTCCAGGTGTCGCGGCTGGGGAACCCGCTGTTCAACGAGGTCATCGTCCCGATGGCGCAGAAGGACCGGTGGAACAGCCTGCCGCCGAGCGAGGACAAGAAGTTCGCCGAGTTCGTCGCCACCCCCGAGCTGGCGTCGCTGCTGCCGGTGCTCTACCCGGGGCTGTTCGACAACCTGGCGGCCCTGAACAAGGCCGGCAAGGACCGGGCCGACCTGCTTGCCATCCTGCTCACCGGCATCCCGGGCGGGATCATCGACGGCTTCCAGAACAACACCGGCGAGGTGCAGGCCGACATGCTGCGACTCAACACCGCGATCCCGCCGGCCGCCAAGCCGAACGCGTTCGGCGTGGTCGGCGGCGACCTGGCCGGTTTCCCGAACGGCCGGCGCATCGCCGACGACGTGGTCTCCATCTCGCTGCGCGCCATCGCCGGCGCCACCGTGCCGCTGGTGGACGAGAAGTTCGAGCCGGACGCCGCGGCGGGCCTGGTCGAACAAGGCCTGAGCATCAAGGACGTCAGCTCCGGGCTGCTCAAACGCTTCCCCTACCTGGGTACTCCCTTCGACGGATTCTCGGTGCCGGCATGA
- a CDS encoding YunG family protein, translating to MVHTDELRTILRDAWGRDTCDPHDLADWTPGNPARGQCGVTALVVHELLGGSLVLGEVMVAGTRVGHHYWNRLPDGREVDFTADQFRPEETVTGGVLQQPPAGGPRRCREQWELLRGRVLAAVQGRPRSVTDGGTPNRAR from the coding sequence ATGGTGCACACCGACGAGCTACGGACGATTCTGCGCGACGCCTGGGGGCGCGACACCTGCGATCCGCACGATCTGGCGGACTGGACGCCGGGCAATCCCGCGCGCGGGCAGTGCGGCGTGACCGCGCTGGTGGTCCACGAGCTGCTGGGTGGCAGCCTGGTGCTGGGCGAGGTGATGGTGGCCGGGACCAGGGTCGGCCATCACTACTGGAACCGGCTGCCGGACGGGCGCGAGGTCGACTTCACGGCGGACCAGTTCCGGCCGGAGGAGACCGTGACCGGCGGCGTGCTCCAGCAGCCGCCGGCGGGTGGACCGCGCCGGTGCCGCGAGCAGTGGGAACTGCTGCGCGGCCGGGTGCTCGCCGCGGTTCAGGGGCGACCGCGTAGCGTGACGGACGGGGGGACGCCGAACCGGGCGCGGTAG
- a CDS encoding AraC family transcriptional regulator, producing the protein MAGGDVPVHVELRTTDVAEARAFCRRLYYAALRIEPVGDPGRFDFSADVVELGPITLGEVGYGTDIRVSCGALETSYHVLAPLTGMLRSRHRGTVVLADPTRAVVYRPTGDIELDWPGSCRLLSVKVERGALERELDAALDQRVVSPLPLGASFDLVDGPGRTWMALVRLLLAELRGADGLASQPRMAARWRDMVVSGLALSVQHPYGEEPAGLQGPYRPRTVKRALDVMHAEPGRPYTTTELAAVAGVGARVLQDAFRQHVGMSPMVYLRRLRLDGVHAELSRSEPGQVSVSEVAYRWGFTHMGRFAGAYRARFGVPPSVTLRGRP; encoded by the coding sequence ATGGCAGGCGGCGACGTCCCGGTCCACGTCGAACTGCGCACCACCGACGTGGCGGAGGCCCGCGCGTTCTGCCGCAGGCTCTACTACGCGGCACTGCGGATCGAGCCGGTCGGTGACCCCGGCCGGTTCGACTTCAGCGCCGACGTGGTCGAGCTCGGGCCGATCACGCTCGGCGAGGTCGGGTACGGCACCGACATCCGGGTGTCCTGCGGCGCGCTGGAGACGTCGTACCACGTGCTGGCGCCGCTGACCGGGATGCTGCGGTCCCGGCACCGCGGCACCGTGGTGCTGGCCGACCCGACCCGGGCGGTGGTCTACCGGCCGACCGGCGACATCGAACTGGACTGGCCGGGCAGCTGCCGGCTGCTCAGCGTCAAGGTGGAGCGCGGCGCCCTGGAACGCGAGCTGGACGCCGCGCTGGACCAGCGGGTGGTGTCCCCGCTGCCGCTGGGCGCCAGCTTCGACCTGGTCGACGGGCCGGGCCGGACCTGGATGGCGCTGGTCCGGCTGCTGCTGGCCGAGCTGCGCGGAGCCGACGGCCTGGCCAGCCAGCCCCGGATGGCGGCGCGCTGGCGGGACATGGTGGTCAGCGGGCTGGCGCTGAGCGTCCAGCATCCGTACGGCGAGGAGCCGGCCGGACTGCAGGGCCCGTACCGGCCGCGGACGGTGAAACGGGCGCTCGACGTGATGCACGCCGAGCCGGGCCGGCCGTACACCACCACCGAGCTGGCGGCCGTCGCCGGCGTCGGCGCCCGGGTCCTGCAGGACGCCTTCCGCCAGCACGTCGGCATGTCCCCGATGGTCTACCTGCGCCGGCTGCGCCTGGACGGGGTACACGCCGAACTGTCCCGCTCCGAACCCGGTCAGGTCAGCGTCAGCGAGGTGGCCTACCGCTGGGGTTTCACCCACATGGGCCGGTTCGCCGGCGCCTACCGCGCCCGGTTCGGCGTCCCCCCGTCCGTCACGCTACGCGGTCGCCCCTGA
- the glgC gene encoding glucose-1-phosphate adenylyltransferase — protein sequence MAVKVLAIVLAGGEGKRLMPLTADRAKPGVPFGGIYRMIDFVLSNLANAGYLKIVVLTQYKSHSLDRHISKTWRMSTLLGNYVTPVPAQQRLGPRWFAGSADAIYQSLNLINDESPDYVIVFGADHIYRMDPKQMVNDHIASGASVTVAGIRQPLSLADQFGVIDVGPDGKKIKAFREKPKDATGLADSPDEVYASMGNYVFTTRALCEAVNADAQNPDSKHDMGGNIIPMLVERGEANVYDFRDNDVPGATDRDRGYWRDVGTLDSFYEAHMDLIATLPVFNLYNHEWPIFTNYGSWPPAKFVHGYDDRQGRAIDSMISPGVVVSGALVERSVISPNVRVNSWAHVDGAVLMEGVSVGRRAVVRNAIIDKNVIIPEGAQIGVDLDRDRKLYTVSDNGVVVIGKGQRIEM from the coding sequence ATGGCTGTCAAGGTGCTTGCGATCGTTCTGGCCGGTGGAGAAGGCAAGCGCCTGATGCCCCTGACCGCGGACCGGGCCAAGCCCGGCGTCCCGTTCGGGGGCATCTACCGCATGATCGATTTCGTCCTGTCCAACCTCGCCAACGCGGGGTATCTCAAGATCGTCGTGCTGACCCAGTACAAGTCACACTCACTGGACCGGCACATCTCCAAAACGTGGCGGATGTCCACGCTGCTCGGCAACTACGTCACCCCGGTGCCGGCCCAGCAGCGGCTCGGCCCGCGCTGGTTCGCCGGCTCGGCCGACGCCATCTACCAGAGTCTCAACCTGATCAACGACGAGTCCCCGGACTACGTCATCGTCTTCGGCGCCGACCACATCTACCGGATGGACCCGAAGCAGATGGTCAACGACCACATCGCCTCGGGAGCCTCGGTCACCGTGGCCGGCATCCGCCAGCCGCTGTCGCTCGCCGACCAGTTCGGTGTCATCGACGTCGGCCCGGACGGCAAGAAGATCAAGGCGTTCCGGGAGAAGCCGAAGGACGCGACCGGCCTGGCCGACTCCCCCGACGAGGTCTACGCCTCGATGGGCAACTACGTCTTCACCACCCGGGCGCTCTGCGAGGCGGTCAACGCCGACGCACAGAACCCGGACAGCAAGCACGACATGGGCGGCAACATCATCCCGATGCTGGTCGAGCGCGGCGAGGCGAACGTCTACGACTTCCGCGACAACGACGTGCCGGGCGCCACCGACCGCGACCGCGGCTACTGGCGCGACGTGGGGACGCTGGACTCGTTCTACGAGGCCCACATGGACCTGATCGCCACCCTGCCGGTCTTCAACCTGTACAACCACGAGTGGCCGATCTTCACCAACTACGGCTCCTGGCCGCCCGCGAAGTTCGTCCACGGCTACGACGACCGCCAGGGCCGCGCCATCGACTCGATGATCTCCCCGGGCGTGGTGGTCTCCGGCGCCCTGGTGGAACGCTCGGTCATCTCGCCGAACGTCCGGGTCAACTCGTGGGCCCACGTCGACGGCGCGGTCCTGATGGAGGGCGTCTCGGTGGGCCGGCGCGCGGTCGTGCGCAACGCCATCATCGACAAGAACGTCATCATCCCGGAGGGCGCCCAGATCGGCGTCGACCTGGACCGCGACCGCAAGCTCTACACGGTCAGCGACAACGGCGTGGTGGTCATCGGCAAGGGCCAGCGGATCGAGATGTAG